The Branchiostoma lanceolatum isolate klBraLanc5 chromosome 5, klBraLanc5.hap2, whole genome shotgun sequence region TTtcaatcgcaaacttaaaacactgcaaaccccccttttcccttctaccgtgaaataaaaaggtaacaaaataaatgaatctacagtattAGAGTAGTctacagtcaggtaggatgcttTACATCCAGTTTAGACTGCTCCTTGCTTTacatccagtttagaccgctccctTGCACTATTTCTTTAGGTGTGGGTTTCTGTGGGTGGTCCAGGGCTCTGAAGTTGTATTTTTCCTTCAACATCAGAACATTTTGACATGTTAGCTACATAAGTTTTGACAGTTAGTCACTAATAAGTGATAAAGTTTCAATTATTAACTTACCCGCGAATTCCCCTGCGTGTCCTTGGTCTTGAAGGTGTTCTtggagaaaaggtccaagagaGAGTGGATTTCTTCGTACCGGATCTTGCCTCCATCCTCTCGACTCGCCATGGACACAACTTTCACTGATAGACTTGTTCAGCCttcaaacaagcaaaaataaCCGACTGACGTCTTGTTGAAAACTTATCTAAGTTCCTGCGCTTGTATTTTCATGCGCTTGGGTCCGTATGGACGTGGAAAAAACTTCAGTGCCTGATCGTCCTTTGTAAAAGTCAACTGCAGTCCGAGGAAGTAGTGAAAGGTGTCTCGACGGTCACTTTCACTTCCAGTTTCAGCTGGCCTGAAAATGCATATGCCCCTCCCCCTAAACTCGCATCAACAAACACCCCCTCAAAATGCTGTAGAAAATGTTCTTACCACCGAACGGACACCCTGACTACCAGCTCTTACGTATCACACGACATTCTGAAAATTCTCCATCAAAAAGCCAGAATCAGTCCTATATATAAGGAGATTTTCAGAAAAAACTATCCATGGTTACCAAAATTTCATCACACGGCAGCCATGATGTTTTTAACTCGTGGCGAACACGAGGCTATGGGTGGAAATTTGTTACAAGAGACGTGATTGGTCAATCTGGTGTTATCAGCCAATCACAATCGATCTTTTGTTTTCTACGCAACACTATCCCATGATGCAATCCGTACAAAAGGTTGAAGGTCAGGAGAGGAGAATGACAGATCGTCACGTGGAAGGGAGATGTGTTTGTTGACGTTTTTAGGTATTTAATGCTAACAATAGACAGATCACGTGCTGTGTGGAAACAGTAGAGAAGAGGATGAGTATCAGACACGTTGTAGTGGCCCTGTCCGGGGGCGTGGACAGCAGTGTGGCGGCACTGCTGCTCAAGAGGAAAGGTGATCTTCAACCTACATCATGCTCTTCATAGCAAGGTGTTAATCACATTGAAACCTCATCGgtactaccaaggaggttgaaaaataTTAACCTACTTGGTACTATTAAGCTACTTAATTGCGTTATTTACATGCAGATGTCTAGCTTTCTTTTTGTTGTATAATACTTTCCCTTTTTTGCTGCATGCCTGCAATGagacttgtttttgtttggaagAAAAAGACCTTGGCTTTAGGCAAAACTGGAATTTCGATGATGTGCCTTTGGTCAGTGTTTGAGGTTTGCCCAAAGCACCATAAAGATCATGCCACACTTGAATTGAGGTCCAGACCCCCATGGTGTGCTTTTGCCATATTTGTGTCCAATGGGGACATTACATCTTTTTAACAAGGACATGCCTTCTCTTCCATCACCTGGTGTAGCAGACTGGACTATACCCTTGGCCAGGGGTATATAGTACCCGGGAATATTCTGGCCAGGGGTATACAGTATTCTGGTCTGTGACACTGGTACAGTATgttgatgaaataaaaaatgttaaGTATCCTTATGTAAGTGGGGCGATGTTTCGGCCTGGTTCTTTTGGAATGCTGCCGATGAACCGTGCTACAAGACTAAGGAACGCACACAGGACACAGCATTGTCGTACACACGTGCACAGGAGTCCTGAAGTTGTGACACACTCTTTCTACTCTCGCTCAGACTCCACTCTGGCGTCAACTGTATTCCCAACTCCACAACCCTggctttttattctgtctcttCAGACGAACGGCTAATTACTGTTGCTCCGATCATCAGCGGATCACACCTCTTTGTACTTCAGTTCATCAAAAACTGATCGCACCACAATAATTGACTGATTACTTTGTTGGGGATGAAGAACCATATTACAAATAGATACTGCTACAGCTTGCACAAAATGATAGCAGTTACTGCACAGTGCGCACCAATAATATAAACCTACAGCTCTATTTTGTCCACTCTTACACTTATTTTCCTCCCTCAGGTTACCAGGTGACTGGTGTGTTCATGAGGAACTGGGACACAGTGAATGAGCTGGGGGTGTGTGAGGCAGACAGGGACTGTGAGGATGCTGAGTACGTCTGCAGGAGGCTGGACATCCCCTTCCACCAGGTCAACCTGGTCAAGGACTACTGGAACGATGTCTTCAGGTAATCCATGTTGAAGGCTTTATGGAAAAGGTGGGCTACCTCATCAGGCTACCTTTCTGGGCCCCAAGGTTTTGCAGGGAGGTTTGGCTTCAAATGTTCCCAGTTTTTCATGAAGCAAGTTCCATTAGAGACATTGGTAAGTTCCATTAGAGACATTGGTAGCCTGCCAAGGTAGCCCACCCAAGTAGCCTAGCCCACCTTTTCCAGGAACCCCCAAGTTGAAGGCCTACTgattacctctgtgaaataggAGATATCATTTTTGGTGCGTCTTTTTGTCTATCAGTGTTTCTGctttatatattttccatatgcttgTCACGTTCACCGCAGAGGGACAGGAAGTAAATGTCCAAGATACCAGAAACATCAATTTATCAACATTATGTCACAACTGGCCGACATCCCAGGTCAAGGGGTCAATGAAAGAACTTACTAGTTGATGGGGAGACCAGTCcattggtctgtctgtttgtgtttttgcagtcatatacgttttgtattttctatatatatgtatggtaCATTATGTAGTTTTGTTTCGAAAAACTAACCATTTTTTATGTGTTCTAATACGTTTCATGACAATTAATTTTCTGATGTTATGACTATCTAAAGAAATGGTCAATTTACATTTACCTGCTCCACTGTAGCTAGCAAATGAAAATAATTATTATGTTTTCTAGGACAAGGCTAGTCTTGTTCAATATCAGTAATCATAATAGGATTGGTCACTCGACCAATcatagggaattacgctgaggaagcgaccttcGACCCCCGCTCGTGTCGCCTTCATTAATAGCGACATCCGCCGTCCGTAGGCAGGGCTCGCCTCTCGCTCAATGTTCCGTCGAAAATTTTCCCCTCTCGAGTCTTCACGAAGCATTTCAATCTATCGTGCGGTACTCCCCAACTACCGAGGCACACGTATCCACCAAGAAACTAGCGGGTTGCCGTCCCCGCTGGGCCCGACGTGCACTCAGACagcagggccgcggtgtgcaaGTACAGCTGCGTGTATGGGCCGCCAGTAACGTTGCCCACCTGGATTTCACAGTCATAAGCGAGAGGCTCCACCCGACCCTGAGTCTCTACACTGTCCGTAATCCTTGGTGACGTTCTGcagcgagttttcttcaccagcctgggacCGTGCACCCGTTCCTGCCTGCTCCTGAGTTTGTGCTCCAACGTCTACACAGAGAGTTTACAGACCGgaacgacagcccccctccccctccccatttcccgCCGGTGACGCCGGGTCTCGCGAGAGACGCTCCGCGAGATGCCCGAGACTttggcagccatgtttcttcTCGTCAACTACGTAAACAACTTCTCCACGAGCAGTCCTTCCTCAGCGCCCGCCTTCTCCCTCCCCACCCGTACCTACACGGACTCGAGGCTGCGATGTGCATCTACAGCAGCTTGCACAAGGCTACCAGTACACCCACTCCACGTCGACGCGAAGTTTACTTCCGGCCCGACTcggagttcgcggcagcgccCTGCGGCGAGCTCGTCTTCAGCTCGGGATCGCCGAACTGCAACTACTGaacttagagtagagtagaatagatcAGAGTAGTTTAGCACAGCCAGATTGACAGTGCATCAAGACCAGCTCCAGCTGTGCACCGAAGACCCCCAGTACCCGCCCACGGCCCACTTCACAGTACTAAGCAAGTGAGAGCTACACGCCGACGCACTATTTTCCGGCCGACTCCACGCTGTTCGACAGTGCACGGTGACGTCTGCGGTCTGTTCTTCGCCAGTCCTGGACTGTTTTGCATGAACTCGAATATCTAGCTACTTCCTAATTTAGATTTAGCACTACCCTACAACTATCTACTTTTCCGCTACGCGGTTTGGTGCCCTCACTTCTttcggcttggccgttgatgtctttgtacaaccaataagcctctatcacagagcagacgcacatattaaagacatcacatgccccaaaccgcgtagctctcttcttgtattgtatatgtgtacgtaagtgtaattataaTAGGATTGGTCACTCGACCAATcatagggaattacgctgaggaagcgaccttcGACCCCCGCTCGTGTCGCCTTCATTAATAGCGACATCCGCCGTCCGTAGGCAGGGCTCGCCTCTCGCTCAATGTTACCACCGTCCCGCCCCTGCTGCAATTTAGTTTCTTTAACGAATGTTCAGAATTGTGTAAATTTACCAATACCGTACGTAAATGctacactgcagtttgtgtTGTAACTGCCGGCCGCCAAGGCCACAGtccttggccgttgatgtctttgtacaaccaataagcctctatcacagagcagacgcacatattaaagacatcacatgccccaaaccgcgtagctctcttcttgtattgtatatgtgtacgtaagtgtaatttaGATATCATAGGACTGAGTATGCAACATTCCTTTCATATCTTCCTAGTGAAATGCTGAAGGAGTATCAACATGGCTGGACCCCAAACCCAGACATCCTGTGCAATAAGAGGATCAAGTTTAGGACGTTCTTTAATTATGTGATGGACAAATTTGAGGCAGATGCCTTGGCTACAGGTCACTATGCCAGGACGAGTATCCACGGTAACATCTGTACGGAGAACGTCCTGTCATCTATGAACATTATACCTCAGAACAACACAGAGAGTGAgtatagaccaatcctgactgtccatcacaattagcagttcaaccaatgagaacaTGGCATGCAACTGCTTGCTGTAAGTGTCTGTTAGCCTATAGTATAGCTTTCAATGTGATGTCTTGTTCAGTAAATGAAAATTATGATTCTAGATAAAAGGGCGTGTAGAAGCAGtaacattttctcctgttttcattttgtcatttctaaTAATAATCATATTGATCTTTACAATTGTACCAATTCCTTTGACAcaaagaatacaaaatcatgTAACAGAAAAAGACCCAATGACAAGACAACAGAAGAATAgaaattttctcattttttcttCCAAGATGTGAAACTGTTACAAGCGCTGGACAGCTGGAAGGACCAGACCTTTTTCCTCTCCCAGATCCCCCAGCAGGCCTTGCGACGGGCACTCTTTCCGCTGGGCGAATTGACCAAACCTGTGGTCAAACAGATGGCTCAGGATGCTGGCTTTACTCATATAGCCAAGAAAAAAGAGGTGGGGGTCCAATTTCCTTTAAGTGTGTCTTGTTTTCTCCTTAAAAAAGGCCTAACAGTTTCCTGATGGAAACTTCCATTCAATTACTTCCATTCAATTGATTTTACTCTGACGGAATATTTATCTACTGATGTTCTCTCCCGCTCACAGAGCATGGGTATCTGCTTCATTGGCACAAGgaattttccaaactttttacAAGAGGTACGTATGATTTTATGGCCTCTTACTAAATTCTTTCCTTTGCCTTTATTGTTCATTCATATTATAAATCTCAAATGTTTCAActaactgtattttttttctgcagtatATAGAGGCTGAACCAGGCCAGTTTGTGTCCGTGCTGGATGGAAAGGTATTAGGAGAACATAAGGGTATGTATCACACAGCCCATATGTTAACATTGTTGTACTTacttattattttgttttggtATTTCACACTGTGAAGTGTATTTTATGATTGTTTTATGACATCCCCGTGTTATGAATGCCAATGAGGTGTCAAACCTccgcatgtaaaagaacccaatacacttatcaagaagagtagtgGAGACCCAGGGTGCTTGT contains the following coding sequences:
- the LOC136435463 gene encoding mitochondrial tRNA-specific 2-thiouridylase 1-like — protein: MSIRHVVVALSGGVDSSVAALLLKRKGYQVTGVFMRNWDTVNELGVCEADRDCEDAEYVCRRLDIPFHQVNLVKDYWNDVFSEMLKEYQHGWTPNPDILCNKRIKFRTFFNYVMDKFEADALATGHYARTSIHGNICTENVLSSMNIIPQNNTENVKLLQALDSWKDQTFFLSQIPQQALRRALFPLGELTKPVVKQMAQDAGFTHIAKKKESMGICFIGTRNFPNFLQEYIEAEPGQFVSVLDGKVLGEHKGACMYTIGQRAGLGGMKEPWFVVDRDTSTNNIFVCPTTDHPALYRQLIMTEPVHWIADPPRDLYEDQMYDCHFRFQHRMPLVKCTLTLSGNNQVWVSLAEPIRALTPGQYAVFYKGDECLGGGKIIKLGPTLFDLRGRRTIRIEEIEKRPEK